TATTGTCGAGGTTGTTGATGGATGGATGATGGGAAAGgtcgaagtgaagtgaagtggtgGAGGCTGACGTGATCGGACCGTGGGGAAGACGCGACCGACAACTTGTGGAAGGAGGAGACTTTCAAATGGTGACATCACGGTTAGGAGAGACATCGCATTGATCAATTTCTTCTCTACCTCCTATCCACTGACTCTATTTCGTAAAAATCTTTCAAGTATCTTCCACGTTACTACGGCACTTCGCGACGCGGAGGCATGTATCAGGAAGCACGAGGCCTGCCGCTTGGTCTTATCGACACGTACTTAGGCACAGGAAATAAGTACCTCCTCCACGCGGAGGAGATCAACTGATGCGACAACTCGTTCATTCACAGCAGAAGAGGTAAAGAAGCTATTTCGACGAAAGTCTCATACTCCTCCATTCCTGGCGGACCACTGACCCGCAGCGTGCACGATCTCCATAACAGATCGCACCATCTGCTGTCGTTTCCTTCCCTCATGTCCAAGAAGCGGACCGTTGAGAAGAAAAGCCAGTCCTCCTCATGCTCCACCCGAAAACGCACCAAAATGGGttaaaagagaaggaaggaagaagaacgcCACCCATGCATAGTCCTCTCTCCCTGCATCTGCCGTCATCTGTCGAGCGCATTTTGTACACGCAGAGGACATCGCACAGAACCAGCATTGACGTGGAGTAGGAAGTCTCATAACGCCGTTTCCCATGGATCGATGGAAAACCACCCATCTAGTTGCCGTGGTCGTAGATTCCCCAATACTGCTCGCACATGAAGGTTGCAGGAGTGTTCACCTTCCAGTGATCACTgagggaagagaagaggatgCAGTCCTCGGTGAACTTGCTCTTGATCGAGGCGAGGGCGATTGCCTGGTTCTCAATGCTTGCGACGGCGTTACCGTTGGCGTCACCCTGGTATGGCCAGCCAGTCTCCGTGACGACGACACGCTTGCCTCCACAGGCCTCCTTGACGCGTTGAACTTGCATGGCGACGAAATCGCCAGAGCCACCAGCGGTACCGGTGGCGTCGAAGTAGGCGTGGCAGTTGATGGCGGCGTAGTCGGACGCCTCACAGAGCTGTGGGTTGGCAATCACAGCGTTGAAGGTGTCGACGGTCACGATGGCTCCGGTGAATCCAGCGGCGGTCAGGAGACTGCGCGCGGTATCGAGGGCAGCAAGGACGGCCTCAACAGCGGTGCCCTTGTTGACGAGCTCATTGCCGATAGAGATGGTGTCCACAATCGACCAGTCGCCGTTGACGTCGGAGATGATGGTCTGGACTTCAGTCTCGACGTTGGCGATGTCGAACACACCGAGCATGATCTTGGCGTTCTTCGCCTTGACGGCCGCAATGACGTTGCAGACTTGGTCACAGTCGACGCCGTAGATGCGGTACAGACCGTATCCGTCCCACTTCTCGAAGTCGGCCATGACCTGTTCCGCGGACTTGCAGCCACCAGCGGAGGTGTATGGCGTGTAGGTGAGGCCGAGTCCGTTGGTGCTGCCATTGTTGTTGGTGGGAGAGTCTTGctttggaggtggtggagcaGCGGAAGTGGACGCAGGCTTGGGTGGGTTGTAAGCTGGAGGCTTGTTCTCCTTGGGCGGGGTGTGAGCTGGAGGCTTGTTCTGCTTGGGTGGCTGGTATGAAGGAGGGTTGCTCGCTGGGGCTGGTGGAGGCTGATAGCCTGGAGCAGCGGAGGGAGCGGCAGCTTGGTAaccaggaggaggagcgacGACGGTCACGACCTCGTACTGGTAGACGACGTTTTCATCTCGCCTGTGCGCATGttgatgttggtgttgaTGCTGGTGGCCAACGGCGTGGGCGGAAGCGCCcgcggcgagggcggcgatAGTGAGGAGACCGGCCTTCATGTTGATGTTAAGGATGGATGGGTTGCGGGATGGAGTGGAAGTGTGTGCTGCCGTCCCGCGGAGTCAGTGGGTGAATTGATTTGGTTGAAAAGAGCGTGGTGAAGTGGATGATTGAGGATGATTGAGGATGATTGAGGGATTGAGGAATTGATTTTCTCCGTGTTGAAGTTGAGGAGCAAGGGTGGGGTTGGCGTCGGAGATTGAACGGCTGAATGAAGGACAAGGGAGTGGGAAATTTCATGCGCTCGTCCTCATTGTTCGAGGCGATGACAGCATGTGTGAATGGGTCAATGAAGCGACAGTGTTGGTGAATGGTGGATGTGATGGGGATGGAGGACAGTGTGATGCATCGACGTACATTCGCTTCTCAAGATCAGATGTTGTGCTTGGCGGGTGAGGTGGCCGGAGGGTGGAATGCAGCAAGGTCGGCGACGATTGGACCGGCGGGTGAGGTAAGGAATGTCGTGGATGTGTATCCTGAATGAGCGTGGTGGTCGTCAATGTCGACAATGAGCGTGGAGGCCGGTGAATCGaagcgtcgtcgtcggtgagggagggagggagaaaagaagacgaagaagaaagaagaagctCAGTCTTTGGTTGATTGCAAATGCTGGTGAGATTGGAGATTGGTCGTGTTCCAGGAACAGGGGGACTCGTGGTCGCAATTGGCTCAACTGTCGAAGGCGGGTCGTTCCTTGGCCGGGGTTTGTGTGTGCCTTGCTTGCTTGCATGGGCGATTTTCGCATTGGAGGTCCGGGGGCTGAACGTTGGTCGATCTCCATCAAAATGTTCCTTCAAATCCGCGCGTCTCCCAATATATCATCAATAACATCATCGTGTGTCTCAAAAGCCTTCATCCATTGTAACAACACAAATGAGAGGAGCCCAGCCCCCACGTTTCGACACACCAACTTCACGTGTCTGGCATGACCATGCTGCCGAAGATTGACAGGCGCCACGATCCGGGGTTGTCCCTTGTTTTACGAGGCCATCAATCTCGGCGCACGACCCGATGGACGCGAATAATGACTCGTATTGCGGCGACATCTCGAGGAGCGGAGTCCGTGGATGAGCACGGTCAACGTCTGCATTGATACCAAATAGTTTGTGTATCGAAATACCtgatgaagaaggagcgTCGTGCTGGACGGCGTTGGATTTCGGCAGGACTGAGCTCGCTGCTGCCAGAGACAAATCACTCGTGTTCGAAGCAAGGAGCATGTTGCATCTTACGGTCTTTGCGAGTCTAGACCGACTTCTTCCTGATCTCAGCTGCGGCGTCCTGTACGAGTGTGCAGCTGAACAAGATGATGGCAGCAGGTCAGGTTGGCCCACATCACCGCCGCTCCAGCCCTCACAACCACGCATCCGTCACTAGCAGATGCCAACCACCATCTCCTGCAGCCAAGCGTCTCACTTGTCCCTCCAAATCCTCACAACACACAACTTCTCCCATCCCGCCTTCATCCCACTAACACCCaccttctccgccctccaccctccccttcCCTCCTCCCAAGCCCTCACCCTTTCCATCACTACCTCCGGCCGATTCTGCGCACAGAGCAAAACATACGCCACGCCGCGCCGACTTAACACCTCCGGGATCTGCTCCAACAAGCGGTCCGTCGTTTCCATACCATCCTTCCCGCCCGCGTAAGAGAGTGACAGAAGATGCGAGTCCCTCTCAAACTCTCCTTCACCAGCCGCGGCGGAGAACTCAGCGTTGGGCAGGCTATCTGTAGGCACGTAAGGCGGATTGAAGATCAGCACATCCACACATCCCGCCCGTAAAGGCGTGGTTAAGTCAGCTTGCGCAGCATCCAACCACGAACCCGCTGTCTTCAGATTCTCCTGCCGTGCGAGCGTGGCGGTCTGAGCTGTGGCGCTGCAGGCGAAGATGTTGACGTCTGTGCCTAGAGCGGCGAGGTCGATTCGTCCGAAGATTCTCTGGGCGTGAGCGAGTGCGAACGCGAGGACTACGCCTGAACCGGTGCCGACTtcaaggaggaggggaggtggagttgAGGTTGGGAAGTGGGTTGAGAGGAAGGTGGACTCGGAAGGGGATGAGAgggtgtcgaggaggaggtaggaGTCTTCAGAGGGTTCGTAGATGCGGTCGAAAGAGACGTGGGAGGTTGTTGGGGTGGGGAGCATTGCTGTGTCGTTCGTGGGAGGTGGAACTTTTCAGCGTAGGAGTCGATGTTTCTTGCGGAGCAGGTCGTGCTATCCGTTGCGTTCGTTCCTCACGCCCAGCTGGCAGCGTTAATCAATGCTACAGTCGAATGTTTCTCGACCATTGTAGCGCTCAATGTTCGTAATGTGCAGCGTTCTTGGATTGGATTCAAGGTTGCATGGCTGGGATCCTGTGTATGTGAGCCCGTGTAGACGACATGGACGGCATTTCAGCTGCAGAAGCGCACCGAATATAAGTCAAGTCGAGGATAGACGTTATGATCAACTATCAGCTGTAAAATTATTTCCGAGGCTGGATTGGAGCTCAAGCTCGCTCTATCGTTCCATGACGTCGACTCCAGCATTTCCAATCTCTCCCGACTCTCACTCACACTCTTCACTTCAGTTCCACGACGACAGCCTCTCTCACattccatctcctccttaTCAGACTCTTACCAAAACCCTCACAATGCGTTccaccctccgcctcctcgccgTCCCCTCCTCAGTAGGAACCCAATCCTCCGGCCTCCGCCCCGTccccctcgccctcctccctccaatCCCCCTCTACCgacgcctcctccgctcccacCGCAAACACCTCCCCCGCGAAATGCGCTTGTTGGGTGACGAATACGTCAAAGCGGAGTTCCGCGCCCACCGCTCCATCGACAATCCAGTCCACATCGTAGGCTTCCTCACCGAGTGGCAGATGTACGCCCAACAAGTGGAAGGAGAAGCGTGGAGGGGTGAAAAGATGGATAAGGGAAAGGTGGATAAGATGTCTGATCAGCAGATTGGGCAGTTGTATGAGTTGATGCAGACGATCAGGGAgcaggagttggaggagaatGATCCGGAGTATGTTAGTGGGAaggcgccgccgccgccggagcCGCAGGGAGGGAAGGGGAAAGAGTGAATTGCACGAGGGTTTTCGGTGGAAGGGAGGGGTCAGGTGGAGGGCGGTCACGGTGAATGATGGACACGCGGACGAGGCAGGCGGTGGACAGCAAACTTCTGGATTATCATCTGGACCACGAACAGCGCTGCGCGACAACACATCCATTCTACCTGTATTCACGGCCAAGTGCATCAATACCACCCACCGACCAGAAACCTGCTCCACGATACACAGCAATGTGTAAAACAATCTTCTGGAAAGATGAAAGTTGCGGCCACACCTGGTACATCCTCTCCCTGctccccaccaccacccagACCCtaaccaccctcctcccctaGGCTCGAACTCGACAAACCATGCGCCCCCGGTctcaacctcgtctcctGTCCCGACTTCAGCACAACCCAACCCTTCGGTCCTGCTCGCAAACCCCGCCGTTGTCGCTGGGCGGCTCGCCTTGAATGTCCAGCCTGCGACTTTGACGAGTACGACATGCGGAAACGGAGGATGATAGTCGTCAAACGGACCGGATGGAAATTCGGCCTGGGGCCTGGAAAGGAGGATGTCGGGGTTGAGCTTGTGACGGGACATGGAGGGGTAGGACGCTTCGAGACGGGAGGGGGCTGTTGTGTTGTGATGTGAATGCCCGTGTAGGTGAAGCGGCATGTTCGAGGTCTGGAACGAAGCGGAACTGGTATGCAAGCTGGAACGGCAGACAGAATATCGCGCTGTTGAATTGAACTGGCAAATTTCTTGAAAAACGAAAGGGTATCTCATCATCCATCAACAAATCATAAAATcatgcctcctcctccctccacctcatccCTCCATCACTATTCCAACTCCGACGTCCGATCCAGTTCCCCGCGATACTTGAAATCGCTCAACCCCTCATTCCAAGGCTCATTACTCCCAAACATGGAATCATGCGCCCCATCACTCCTCCAACCCCCATTCCCTCCCACATCATTCGGATCAAACGGCCCATCCGCCACATTCATCCACTTATCTCCACTCTTCGCTCGATCCCTGCCTCCCAgtacaccaccaccatccccACCATCCAGCGGGAAAAGGTTGATGTCAAATGCCTCCTCATTCTCCGCCACGCGGTCGTTGATGCAACTCGTTTTGTAGAGGACGACGTCGCCTAGGGCTCGACCACGGTGTTCATCAACGATATGATCGAGGTAGTATTCCATACCATGATACACCCCACTCTTGCCACCCATAAACACGCAGAACAAGCATTTGAAAGAATACTGCGCTTTCACGACGACTTTCTGCTGAACATGACTCTTTGCCAAAAACGGCCACCGGAGTTTCAAACCCCTCGCGGCGAAGGTGAAGACTTTATTCCAAATCACATCCGTATCCGCGTGTGCGATATTACTGCGGAACGCGCAGCCTTTCGTCACGCAGGAGAGATACTGCATCGATGccgcggcggaggaagggTGGCGGGACCAGGGTTCCACTTCACGACCCTTGGCGAGGGCTTTGCGGTCGCCGTTTTGCAGTTTCCAGGCGCCTTTGCAGTAGCCGAGGTAGTCATTGTCCGGGGACGGGGTCGGGATTAGGGAGGTGGAGTTCGGTGTGTTGGAGTTGGTGCGGTGAACGAGGATAGGGGATGTTGGTGGGTGCATGGAAGAAGGGGAAAGGACTTCGGGCGCGATGGAGCTGGCGGTGGTCTCGCGGCGGGCGATGACGGGAGGTTGGACTTTGGGACCCCAGATTTCTTGCGGGTTGTCTTCCCATTCTTCGTAGGTAAAGGTGGCGCCGGAGTCGGTGACCTCTGTGGTGGCTTTTCCGGGTGGGTGGTTTTCGTGAGAGTGGGCGTGATGGGTGTTGCTGGCCATGCTGGTGGGTGAGGTGACTGATTTGGACCGATCTGGTTCTTCTAGAATGGCTGCTGGGGTGGAGACTGTTGGTATTGAGTTCTTGTCGTCGTTTCCGCTGACATTCCGTTTGTGGCTGAATATTGACATGATGGAGCTTCGTTTTCGACGGGTGTGACTCTGCTGCGTGTCGTCGGCACCGGCTGATGCGTCTCCTTCGTCCGAAGCGTGATTGTAATCACGAGTCCATGTCCGTTGTAATCCTTGATTCGGCTTCACCGGTCCAGTTGAAGAGTTCGTACGAAGTCGCGTGAGGCTGCTCCTGGGTGAGGAAGACACGGAAGGAGTAACAAGCGAGTGATTGGATGCGTGGGAAGAGCTCATCACTGGAGTGAGTGGTCCAGCGATCGGTGTGAGGGCGTCTTGCGAGGATGAGCCATTCAACAACCGCTGCTTGAACTCGTGTAGTGTGGCTATCGTTCGGTCTCTTCCAATATCGACCGCATCCACGAGATAGGTAAAGTCCGTGATAGCATGGTCGTCGTCAAAGGCGGCATTCCGTAGCTTCTCCAGCAAAGCACTCTGCAGTTGTATTGTGATTTGCTGCAGGGCTATGATTGTGATGTAGTCTCCATGTTCGAACGCCTGCCCAAACCGGGCTATTCCACGCTTCTTCTCTTGTAGGATGCCATCGGGTGCTTGGTCGATCGATTCCTCGAGTAgtcgcggcggaggtggagctCGTTTCACGgcgcgcttcttcttgatcttctgAATGATCGCGCCGCCATCGTGGAAGGCTTGAATGATGGCATCGAGGCAGGTCTGGACGGCATGAGAGGGTGATTTTAGCGATGGGCGATACGTGGTGGATGAGCGTAGGAGGCCGAGTATGCGCACCCAGACTGCTCAGCAGGGGAGGGACAGGGGAGGGAGGTAGGGAGCAGTCACCCGCTCCGTCGATGTCTTGGAACTTACGTTGATGTCCACGGGGACTATGTGAGAGTCGGATGACACCCGACTCATGATGTCGCATTCGTCGGGGCTGGGGCGGGACTGGGATCACGTCTCGGCGATTCGACGGGTGTTTGTCCAAGTGAGACTGCGAGGGGAAAGAGGAACACGGAAACGAAGGAATGGAATGGAATGGAATTGACCACGATCAAGGATCGAGGCCGGTGAAGGGGACCAGGAAGGATTCTGGGGCTGAATATGATGACCTTGACCTTGATTCCCGTCGCTGCATCGCCTCCTGCCGCCTCTGTCGGCCGCTGTCGCCTCCTTTCGCATTCGGAAGTGCAGCAGCTCACTGATCAGCTCGACAGTTCAGCTACATCGGACCAAGGTAGTACGTACCTACCGTGCTAAGCTCTACCTTGAACATGCGGACCTGAATCGAGACTCGAGATCGAAGAGTCGGAGTGGGGTAGAACTACATGCTCGGCCACCACGTGCAAGCCGCATGTCGCCGAGGCCTGGTTGGCACTACCTTATCGATAAGCGCTGGGGAATGAAAATGAATGCCCGGGCTACTTCGAACGTCCTTAGCCAGCCCTTTGCCTCTCCTACGCATACAGAACTTCCGCGTTCAGGTCCACTTCGTCCACTTCGTCCTCCCTAGGCTCTCTTTCGGCCTCCATCTCACATTTCTTCACAAAGTCCTCCTCACCGAGATCCAGCAGCTCTCCAAAGCCGAGCTTGACAAGTAGTCTCGGCCTCTTCTTCCCATACTCCCCGCCCTTGATgaactcctcctcatcaaacCTGTTTGGTCCTTCGTCGATGTACCCTTCAGAGCTGATGCCTCCATTGTAGACCTCCAGCAACTCGGCATCAAGATCAACCACGTACGCCCACTCGCACATCATCGAGTCCATGATGAACTCAACGTCCATCTGGATCGgcaccttctccttcgaaTATGCGACATACGACAAGATCCCCGCTCCCGTATCCCGCGCCAGCGAAGGCTCCACGAACAGCAGGGACCTGAAACGTGCATCACTCAAGAAAAATGATCTCGGTATGAGTGCGTCTCGAACGACTGAATCCTTTTCACTGTTGCTCTGCTTGCTCAATGCCTCGCTCAGCTTTTGAGCTTCCCTTTCGACTTCCTCCGCCTTTTCACAGATGATATCGACCTCCTCTTGACTCGGTGAAAACAGTATGTCGTTGTCGAGCGCTGCCTTCAGAGCTGCGATGTTCTCCTTTGCTGGTGCAGGCTCCGTTGAGTATGGCTCCGTTTTGATCGGGTATCTTGGTCCGCAGTCATCGGTAAGGTTGAGGCGCTTGCAGATATCCTTCGCTGTGTCGGTGTTGGTGAGGAACCTGAAGACTGTCATGCCTTGGCCTCCTGGGTAGCCATCCCACTGCCCGTACTGTGCGATGTGCCATTTGCCTTTGTACCATACGAGGATGAGATGACGAGTGCCCATGGTCGGTCAAGACGAGGAGAGGATTAGGAGTGAAAGGTAAATACCATGGAACATACGTTGTCCCTCCGCATATCTTTATGCTCGTCGCTCTCTCGCCAAGTGGAGACCTGCTGCCGACCTAGACATGGATTCCGGCGGCTGTCGTCTGGCCTGTGTCACATAGAGTGCTCTCCTGGCGTGACATACCTCATGCAATGGCAGGCAGCAGCCAATGCCAGACTGTTCTTGGGGTCGAAGCTGCATGGCCAGCATGGGGAAAAAGGCAATGGCCGATGGAATCCCGAGGCAGAGTCAGCCGATGTCGTGCCGTCACCGTCATCATCCCTCGCTCCGGAGACATCGTCCAAGATTTGCATCCCTGGTCTTGAACGCTAAGGACGAAATCTAGTGGAGGCTTTCCATGTTTCATACCGTCTTGGGCGAGAGAGATTGCTATTGTAAAGAGCCTCGTTCGAAGGCCAACATGAGAGAAGCATTACGGGAAGTGCTCCATGTGAGCAAGCATCTCACCCATGGCAAGTACTCACAGAGTCGACCCAAACCACAGCAAGGGAAAAGACGATGGTATTCTGATATCATTTCCCAATGTACATAGACATGTACATTCAAACGTCCCAGGTCCTACTAGTCGTAGGAACCAATAGCATGGAAAAGGAATGTCTAAGGAATGTCGAATGCAGGGACATAGCAAGAAGGAgaggtcgtcgttgtcgtcctGACGCGCTTAGGTGCAATATTGATTGTTTTGGAATTGCAGTACTGGTCAGTACAACCGATTGGACGACGCCTTAAAAGGCGCAGGGTCGTACGCAGAGACAATCCTGATCGGTGTGGTAGATGTCGCAGTAGTTTTCGTGTCCCACAAAACATTCGAATTccgcggaggcggagaggacgaACAGGGCCGTCGCAAGGATGGCGGAGAAGTTCATGTTGGTCTGTCGTTGAGAACAATGTTGATGTCTCGCAGAGAATTGAAGTTGATGTCTCGTGCGAGAATGATCTTGATGTTTCAGTGATGTGCGGTAGTAGTGATGATGACAATATCTGATACGGTGGCTTTCCGTATTCGGACGACTGTGATTGTCGTCCGTAGAGAAGGGCGGGCGATGGGACCTCTCTCATGTTCGCTGTACCTCCAAAGGTAGGGGTCTTTCGTTGAGAAGCTCGTAGACGAACGCAGTAGACAGTCCGATGGTCTGTGTCGGTGTTCCACCCGGTCTTCCTCCGAGGACGCTCGTGGCGGATCGGTCCCATCTGTCGCCTCGTATTCCAGTGAATGCCGTGGATTGTCATCGCTTCAGCGCGCTTCGAGGTAGACCCGTGAAGTCCAAATCAGAATGATCCAGTTACGGTTGTCGCTCAACACCCGAATAtattccttccttcttcctcgtcgttacCTATACAGTTTAGCATGTTCGTTCGAGTCTACAGCGTCAGATCAGCCGACTTTTACCACCACATCGAGGCTTCCATTAACAGGCTCGAAACCGAGACAGACCATGCATACGGGAATATGTCAGCATCGGGTATAGAATACTGTAACAGCATCAGGCCCGTTCGAAGCCAGTTCATACTTTGGTCGATCTGACTTCGCGGGAAACCTCCAACACCGGGGTGTAGCGTAGCCTCACCGCTTTGCAGGTAGGACCGTGATTCCGACGAACATCCGAGCAGACAAGCGTCGCGCGAGCGGCCTTGTCCACGCGCCGTTGCGTTGCATCTCGCTAACTTTTCCCGCCGGCTTGAAGCTCCAGATTATCGGCCGTCCACGTCCAGTGTCCACCCTCCGTGGTGTAGGTCGAGTCAGTGAGAGAACCGATCGTTTCTCCTCTGTCAATCGGAGACATGTTGCACAGGCGCCGATGCGGCTGGAGAAGACGTCATCGCCGACATACCGCCGATGAAACTGCAGTCCATGTGAGCGTACGTGAAAGAGATCCGTCTCTCAAGCCAGATCAAACGGCTTCGAGTGAAGTAGGACGAGGGGACAAGGGAGAGGGCAAGTGCGGAGGAAGGTCTCGGAGTATAGATTCTCCGCGCTGGAGGGCCTGAGGCACGCTAGCGCCCGGCGACAACACAATGATAACAAGAGCTCGAGAGGTTTGATGTTAGGCAATGCCGCAGAATGGGAGAAATAGATCTATAACTCTACGCCCGGACTACTCGCCGACTCGGAAGGAGTACGCGAAGAGCAAAGCCCTCAACTCTCGGGTAAGCTGCCGTCGATAGGCCGACAGCAGGTAACACcacctcgtcgtcgaagcaCGCCATCGACATGTGCCTCCTCTTTGTCCGCGCTCCTCCACACGCCATCGCTCGAATTACCGGATTCGTTCGTCTTACACCAGATTACGCACTCAATGCTGCCGATCTGCTGGGCCTTGCTTGCCCGATCGCGTGGGAAGCTCGTGGAGGGGTATCATTGATCGTTTGATCACGTATATGTATATGTTTTATCCTTGGTCGCCCTTGACTTCGCTCTTCCTTTCCAATTCCTGTTTCTCTCCTTTTTATCTCGTCGAGACTGATTGAAAGACTTCAACTGGGCTATACGTTCAACCGCATCATCTCaactctctctctcctctaaCCATAAGCAAAATGGCCCCGGCTCTGACCGAATCGCCAGCCCAGCCCGCCGTGTTCACATATGACAAGCCTTCTCCAAAGATCTTCCCGGACGGCATCAAGACAAGCGGACAGACCTATCCAGAGTACAGCCAGCTCAAGCCCTACAGCGAGTTCCCAAAGGAGATCACAGGACCAACAGTATGGAAGGCGGAGGACTACCAGAACAATCCCGAGCGATGGGTGCATCGCTTCAGTGAAGATGAGATCCAGGAGCTCAGCGCGGCAGCGGACGCCTTCCTCGCAGCTGGCACGCCCATGACTGGCATCACAAAGGTGAGCAACGGCGGTCGTGGTGGAAATCGAGCGAGCATCTAACAACCAGCAGGAGAAATTCCAGCTCCCCAGAATGGAACAATACCTGACAGCCATGCGAAACGAGATTCTCAACGGCAAAggcttcatcctcttcaaaGGCTTTCCCGTGCAAGAGTGGGGAAACCACAAGAGCGCAGTAGCATATATGGGACTGGGAACATATCTCGGATACTTCGTCTCTCAAAACGGCTTGGGCCACGTCCTCGGCCACGTCAAAGACACAGGTGCGGACCCGACCAAGATTGAGTCCGTACGAATTTACCGCACGACTGCCCGCCAATTCTTCCACGCAGACGACTGCGACATCGTAGGTCTCCTCTGCATCGCCAAATCCGCCGAGGGAGGAGAGTCAGACATTTCATCCTCCCACCACGTCTTCAACACTCTCCAACGCGAACATCCCGATGTGGTCGAGAGTCTCACGCAACCGATCTGGTACTTTGACCGTAAAGGCGAAGTCTCCGCGGGCCAGGAGCCCTACACCCGCCAACCGGTGTTTTATAAAGAGACCGGCGCGGACGGACGAATCTACACGAAATGGGATCCCTACTACGTCAAGTCTCTGTCGCGCTTCTCTGACAAGGGCGTCATTCCAGCTATGTCCCCAGCACAGGTGAAAGCCGCGCAGGTACTGGAGGATACCTGCCTACGTCTGGCCCTGCACATGATTTTGGACATTGGTGACATTCAGTTCTTGAGCAACGCACATGTGTTGCATAGCCGCACGGAGTACAAGGATTTCCCGCCGCCGGCGCCGAGGAGGCATCTGATGAGATTATGGTTGGCGACGCCGGTGAGCGAGGGTGGGTGGAAGCTGCCGTTTGCTGATAGTGATCATAAGAAGAGGGGTGGCGTGCAGGTTGACGATACACCGCCGAGAGCACCGACGGACGCGGAGTAGCTAGGAGTGCCCAGGAAATAATAGAAGTTTGGTCAAGTCGTCTGTTGAAGATCCAATCTGCTCTGGCAACCGCGGAGGAAGTGAATCTTGAGACCAGTGCACAGACCATGCCACCAGCGTGAACCGGACTTCTTCCAGCTCACAATCTCGTGACGAAGCTGCTGCAATAACTCTCACGCTCTCTATTGCTCAGGCCAAGGCCGCCGCCGTTCAAAGCTGTAATGGAACGAGAGGTCGCTCATCGTTGTCCGGTGCGTCAAAGGCCGAGCTTCGTCCGTCGAGCAATGTCTTTGACCCAGATCGCGTCATTCGGCAACcccgccgatctctacgacgatgatgtcgaaTTATTAATCCTCGAGCTGCCACGACGGGCGGATGGCAATGAGGTAACGCGGAGGTCACAGAAAGTACATCTACAGCAATAGGTCCAG
The DNA window shown above is from Zymoseptoria tritici IPO323 chromosome 11, whole genome shotgun sequence and carries:
- a CDS encoding Ca2+-modulated nonselective cation channel polycystin (related to calcium signaling), producing the protein MSRVSSDSHIVPVDINTCLDAIIQAFHDGGAIIQKIKKKRAVKRAPPPPRLLEESIDQAPDGILQEKKRGIARFGQAFEHGDYITIIALQQITIQLQSALLEKLRNAAFDDDHAITDFTYLVDAVDIGRDRTIATLHEFKQRLLNGSSSQDALTPIAGPLTPVMSSSHASNHSLVTPSVSSSPRSSLTRLRTNSSTGPVKPNQGLQRTWTRDYNHASDEGDASAGADDTQQSHTRRKRSSIMSIFSHKRNVSGNDDKNSIPTVSTPAAILEEPDRSKSVTSPTSMASNTHHAHSHENHPPGKATTEVTDSGATFTYEEWEDNPQEIWGPKVQPPVIARRETTASSIAPEVLSPSSMHPPTSPILVHRTNSNTPNSTSLIPTPSPDNDYLGYCKGAWKLQNGDRKALAKGREVEPWSRHPSSAAASMQYLSCVTKGCAFRSNIAHADTDVIWNKVFTFAARGLKLRWPFLAKSHVQQKVVVKAQYSFKCLFCVFMGGKSGVYHGMEYYLDHIVDEHRGRALGDVVLYKTSCINDRVAENEEAFDINLFPLDGGDGGGVLGGRDRAKSGDKWMNVADGPFDPNDVGGNGGWRSDGAHDSMFGSNEPWNEGLSDFKYRGELDRTSELE